TCGTTTCATCGCCGTGAAGTCCTTCGGGGATTCCATCCCATGTTGAACGGTTACTCATACTGTAGCCTCGTCAGCCAGAAAATCCTTGGCTGATGGCAATCCTTCACGATCTACGCACATTGCCCCAGATTGCGGGGTACTGATGATTTCATCGCCGTTATCAAGTTTGCTGCCTACAACTGCAATACCGACGCCGCCGTAGGTTTTACTTTTTCCGGTGCTGGTGGCAATACGTGCGGTAGTTCCGTCGGGATAAACAACTTCATCACCTTTTAGTGCAATGCTCATCATTTCGCCATTTTCAGCCTGCATCTTAGCTTTGTGATGAGTCTCGCGAACAATACCGCCCTGGCGTGTGAGGCTCCCGACCGTGGCAAAGCGGTAGATTTTGTTTACGGGGTGCCGCCGATTTATCTCTTCTTGTTCAGCAATGATGGCGCGTGCGCTATCTGCCATACCTGCGATTTGTTCTGGGGTGAAGGTCGGTTCGTTAAAAGATGCCAGGATTTCAGCGGTAAGATCGTTGTTATACTGTTTCATAAGTCCCTCTACTTGTTATAGAAATAATCACAGAGGTCATTTTACAAACAATAACCACAGGCGCAACAAGTATTAGATCTAAGTGAAACTACGTTTCGTAACAGAAGGTTAGAGGATAGGACGATGCTTTGCGGCATTGCTTGAACTATTAAGTGCGAACTTTGAGGCACTCCCGGTTGTTACCCCGGAAATCCCCAAGTATCAGGGGCTGGTAGGGCACTGGTGGTCCCGTAACGGATGAGGCTTACGCCGCCAGCACTTTGTTAATGGTGGTTCTTGCTGCACCTGTGAGGCGATGGATCTCGCTCTTCGTCTTACCTGCTCCATGCAATACGCGAATCTGTTCGTGCAGTTTCTTGTCCAATGGACGGCCCTTGTAAGCGCCCTCAGCTTTCGCCTTGCTGATTCCCTCAGCCTGACGGCGGCGGCGGTCTGTGTAGTCTTTACGGGCTTTTGCTGCCAGCATTTCTAACATCATGCCGTTGATAGCTTTCATCATCGACTGCATAAACTCACCCTGTGCGGCTAACACTACGTGGCTGGTAGGCAGGTCGAGAGCTACCACCCGTAAACCTTTACTATCGATCTGAGCTTTAAGTGTCTCCCAATCCTCAGCGTTGAGACGGCTCAGGCGGTCTACTTGTTCGACTAACAGAATGTCTCCGGGCGCGGCTATGTCTATCAGGCGCATAAGCTCTGGGCGCTGTAAGCTGGCTCCGCTTACGTTCTCAATGAAGTATGTGACGTGACCCAAATCATGAGCGGCGGCGAACTCAGCCAATGCTGCTTTGGCGCGTGTAGCATCCTGCTCTTTAGTGGAGGCGCGAAGATAGGCATAAACTCGGCTGGTGGTCATCAGGGTAGTCTTTATGTAGCTTTTGGGTTGTAGTATAATTGCATGTGGCGTTTAAGTGGACAAGCGCTATTTAAGCTACGCCTTTTAGGCTACGCCTTTTAGGCCACTTTCATCACGTAGTGTTAATGTATACTCAAAAGCTACGTTTGTGTGATGGCGTAAGGATTCACGCCACTTAAGTCTGTCGTATCCCCCTTTCTACTATTATCCCCATCAATAGTGCGCATATTTTATATTTTCATATCTGCCTGTCTATTTCGCAAATTGTCATCATACTGAAACGTGACTGTCATTATTCTGTCATAAATTTTCGGCAGGGTAAGTGTGACATTTTTATTATCTATAAGCAGGAAATATATATCTGGATAATAATGTTAACTTCGTGTATTAATTTAAGAAAATAGTGCCAGGGATGTTAAAACCATGACGACTGCTGTCCTGAATGTGAAAATTGACGAAGCGCTGAAAGAGAAGCTTCGTCATTATGCCGAAGTGAATAATGAGAATCTCAGCGTTACCACAGAGAAGCTGCTGCAGATGGCGTTTGCTGTAGCAGATGAGGCGGGAGTAACGGAAGAGGATATCGACAATCAGCATACGGAAGAAGAGAGTGTAGCTCCATTTACTCCTAAAGAAATCAAAGCGTTAAGAAAAATTCTGAAGAAGAAAAAATGAAACAACATCAACAATCAACCGCCAGCAGCTACTCAGAGGCCTGCTCGCTTCTGCGCTCTGGCTATGTCAAACATGTCCGCCTGGGCTGGGACGTTGGCAGTGATGAGTTCTTTCGAATTGCGTCTGACTGGTGTGATACCGGCGCAAAAATAAAGAAA
This DNA window, taken from Leclercia adecarboxylata, encodes the following:
- a CDS encoding recombinase family protein; this encodes MTTSRVYAYLRASTKEQDATRAKAALAEFAAAHDLGHVTYFIENVSGASLQRPELMRLIDIAAPGDILLVEQVDRLSRLNAEDWETLKAQIDSKGLRVVALDLPTSHVVLAAQGEFMQSMMKAINGMMLEMLAAKARKDYTDRRRRQAEGISKAKAEGAYKGRPLDKKLHEQIRVLHGAGKTKSEIHRLTGAARTTINKVLAA